The proteins below are encoded in one region of Clostridium estertheticum:
- a CDS encoding cache domain-containing sensor histidine kinase has translation MVINNYLSNVKKYIINFYKIMTIKRKVFIILATLVLIVSMLSFLLLQVTFKVYDRQLINNSSEILNIYSTNIENELRKVESLSFGVITSNQTQEYLSTINNKKSSYERYVAISRMEDILRNQSEGYISSISLVDINGSMYTVGNSTITINNTIQNEIMKRLEKKSGGLVWIEPQEDNKNFILARKIRSISNFKVIGTLIIRIDADNLVNSVSNMSPQYKANLIILSENKNMIYKDKKITSAKAIDIGLNNVSNEIYNIDGKKFLLNREVSNYSNWTYVNFLSYENIFQNIKLMRTIMLGCFLMIFILAVSMGLGFAGSITKPIITLSKKMKKVENGNFEIMETDKSSDDKCDEVGQLNNDFIVMVNKINELIKENYIKQILVKETELKALQSQINPHFLYNTLDSINWIAKANKQDKISLMVKSLSNLFRASIASKDSIIKIEDELKLLNDYITIQKIRYEERLDFSDLVEEDIKECYILKMTLQPLVENSIKYGLEQLTGVCKITIRSQKQKDFLEIIVSDNGIGMTKEFLHELKIGENKSRSTGIGIKNIDERIKFFFGEEFGISVKSQLSEGTTVIVRIPYKVR, from the coding sequence GTGGTAATAAATAATTATTTAAGTAATGTAAAAAAATATATTATTAATTTTTATAAAATAATGACTATCAAAAGAAAGGTATTTATTATATTAGCAACATTAGTGTTAATAGTTAGCATGTTATCGTTTCTGTTATTACAGGTAACTTTTAAAGTATATGATAGGCAATTAATTAATAATTCATCAGAGATTTTAAATATATATTCTACTAATATTGAAAATGAACTTAGAAAGGTTGAAAGTCTAAGTTTTGGTGTTATAACTTCAAATCAAACGCAGGAATATTTAAGTACAATTAATAATAAAAAATCATCTTATGAAAGATATGTTGCTATTTCAAGAATGGAAGATATTTTGAGAAATCAATCTGAAGGTTATATATCATCTATTAGTCTTGTTGATATAAATGGCAGTATGTACACAGTAGGAAATAGCACAATTACAATTAACAATACAATCCAAAATGAAATTATGAAAAGATTAGAAAAAAAATCTGGTGGGCTTGTGTGGATAGAACCTCAAGAGGATAATAAAAATTTTATATTAGCTAGGAAGATAAGGTCTATTAGCAATTTTAAGGTAATAGGCACACTTATAATAAGAATTGATGCTGATAACCTAGTGAATTCGGTTTCAAATATGTCTCCACAATATAAAGCAAATTTAATAATATTGTCCGAAAATAAAAACATGATATACAAAGATAAAAAAATCACTTCAGCGAAGGCAATAGATATTGGATTAAATAATGTGTCAAATGAAATATATAATATTGACGGAAAAAAATTTTTATTAAATCGAGAAGTGTCAAACTATTCTAATTGGACATATGTTAATTTTTTGTCCTATGAAAATATTTTTCAAAATATAAAATTAATGAGAACTATTATGTTAGGTTGCTTTTTAATGATTTTTATTTTAGCAGTTTCTATGGGACTCGGTTTTGCGGGTAGTATAACAAAACCAATAATTACATTAAGTAAAAAAATGAAAAAAGTTGAAAATGGTAATTTTGAAATAATGGAAACAGATAAAAGTTCTGATGACAAGTGTGATGAAGTGGGACAGTTAAATAATGATTTTATTGTCATGGTTAACAAAATAAATGAGTTAATAAAGGAAAACTATATTAAACAAATATTAGTTAAGGAAACAGAATTAAAGGCCTTACAATCTCAAATAAATCCTCATTTTTTATACAATACTCTTGATTCAATTAATTGGATTGCTAAAGCTAATAAACAAGATAAAATATCTTTAATGGTTAAATCGCTTTCAAATTTATTTAGGGCTTCAATAGCTAGCAAGGATAGTATTATAAAAATTGAGGATGAACTAAAGTTATTAAATGATTATATAACTATACAAAAGATAAGATATGAGGAAAGACTAGATTTTAGCGATTTGGTAGAAGAGGATATAAAGGAGTGTTATATTCTTAAAATGACATTGCAACCATTAGTTGAAAATTCTATTAAGTATGGGCTGGAGCAATTAACTGGTGTATGTAAAATTACAATAAGGTCTCAAAAGCAAAAAGATTTTCTTGAGATAATAGTTAGCGATAATGGAATTGGTATGACTAAGGAATTTCTCCACGAGTTAAAAATTGGTGAGAATAAATCTAGGAGTACCGGAATTGGTATAAAAAATATAGATGAACGGATAAAATTTTTTTTTGGTGAAGAATTTGGAATATCAGTAAAAAGTCAATTAAGTGAGGGAACCACAGTTATAGTTAGGATTCCATACAAAGTGAGGTGA
- a CDS encoding alpha-glucosidase/alpha-galactosidase gives MILNENKVKNVNVAYIGGGSRGWAWGLMSDLASQEELSGTVYLYDIDYEAVKCNEIIGNSIKGQNYSKSNWNYKVVKSLKEALKDVDFVIISILPGTFDEMESDVHAPEKYGIYQSVGDSVGPGGQFRAHRTIPMYVEIAENLKKFCPDAWVINYTNPMSLCVRTLYEVFPEIKAFGCCHEVFSTQNLLINALSDIMGVKEVKRSEIKINVLGINHFTWINEAYYKDINLFEVYSKFVSKNFENGFVGNEGGHWMNDTFKSAERVKFDLFLRYGIIAAAGDRHLAEFLPGNWYLKDPKTVENWKFGLTTVKFRKSQLKERLERSERLVSGSEKFELKETGEEGVNIMKALLGIRDLVTNVNMPNYGQVIGLPIGAIVETNAVFTKNSIKPVMAGKLPSNVLGLLHRVVMNQETILTATLAKDKKLAFTAFVNDPLLVNISLKDAQVLFNEMFDNTKQYLKGWN, from the coding sequence ATGATTTTAAATGAAAATAAAGTTAAAAATGTTAATGTAGCTTATATTGGGGGTGGTTCTAGAGGTTGGGCATGGGGTCTTATGAGTGATTTGGCTTCACAAGAAGAACTTTCAGGTACAGTATATTTATACGACATTGATTATGAAGCAGTTAAGTGTAATGAAATTATTGGCAATTCGATTAAAGGTCAAAATTATTCTAAAAGTAATTGGAATTATAAAGTAGTTAAATCATTAAAAGAGGCTTTGAAAGATGTTGATTTCGTTATTATATCTATTCTACCAGGAACTTTCGATGAGATGGAATCAGATGTGCATGCTCCTGAAAAATATGGTATATACCAATCAGTAGGGGATAGCGTTGGACCTGGTGGTCAATTTAGGGCTCATAGGACAATACCAATGTATGTTGAAATTGCAGAGAATTTAAAAAAGTTTTGTCCTGATGCATGGGTAATCAATTATACTAATCCTATGTCGTTATGTGTTAGAACTTTATATGAAGTATTTCCTGAAATCAAAGCCTTTGGGTGTTGTCATGAGGTATTTTCAACTCAGAACCTTTTAATCAATGCATTAAGTGATATAATGGGCGTTAAAGAAGTAAAAAGATCAGAAATTAAAATTAATGTGCTTGGTATAAATCATTTTACATGGATTAATGAAGCTTATTACAAAGATATAAACTTATTTGAAGTTTATTCAAAATTTGTTAGTAAAAATTTTGAAAACGGTTTCGTTGGAAATGAAGGGGGACATTGGATGAATGATACATTTAAATCAGCTGAAAGAGTTAAATTTGATCTATTTTTAAGATATGGAATTATTGCTGCAGCTGGTGATAGACATCTTGCTGAGTTCCTTCCAGGTAATTGGTACTTAAAGGACCCAAAGACTGTTGAAAATTGGAAATTCGGATTAACAACTGTAAAATTTAGAAAAAGCCAACTCAAAGAGAGATTAGAAAGAAGTGAAAGACTAGTTTCTGGCTCTGAAAAATTTGAGTTAAAGGAAACAGGGGAAGAAGGTGTTAATATAATGAAGGCACTTCTTGGAATCAGGGACCTCGTAACTAATGTTAACATGCCAAACTATGGTCAAGTAATTGGATTACCAATAGGCGCTATTGTAGAAACAAATGCTGTTTTTACAAAAAACAGTATTAAACCTGTAATGGCAGGAAAATTACCAAGTAATGTGTTAGGGCTTTTGCATAGAGTGGTTATGAACCAAGAAACAATACTCACAGCGACTTTAGCTAAAGATAAGAAATTAGCTTTTACTGCCTTTGTAAATGATCCTCTTTTAGTCAATATCTCATTAAAAGATGCGCAGGTTCTTTTTAATGAAATGTTTGATAATACAAAACAATATCTTAAGGGATGGAATTAA
- a CDS encoding AraC family transcriptional regulator has translation MNENIKDHDKIEKAFEITKIKQVGNVSMKTNHYHDDYEIYYLLDGKRHYFIKDKVYDIKKGDLVFVEKNEIHKTFDAGAPYHQRILITFKKSYLNNILVEAKNYDLLSCFHGNTNVLRLKFDEQKSIENLLSRMLYEDANQVDSSSIYLKIMLTEFLILVERLLKSAPSYHIETTNLTHKRISEIITYINKNYVENLTLDFLSKRFFISTYYLSRTFKKVTGLNLNQYVNTIRIKAAEKLLFSTELNITNISEKVGYRSITHFGRAFKSITGVSPLKYKKILS, from the coding sequence ATGAACGAAAATATTAAAGATCATGATAAAATTGAAAAAGCCTTTGAAATAACAAAAATTAAACAAGTTGGAAATGTAAGTATGAAAACGAATCACTACCATGATGACTATGAAATCTATTATTTATTAGATGGAAAGCGACATTATTTTATAAAAGATAAGGTCTATGATATAAAAAAAGGAGATCTAGTATTTGTTGAAAAAAATGAGATTCATAAAACTTTTGATGCCGGGGCTCCATATCATCAAAGGATTTTAATAACATTTAAAAAATCATATTTAAATAATATATTAGTTGAAGCAAAAAATTACGATCTACTTTCATGTTTTCATGGAAATACTAATGTCTTAAGGCTAAAATTTGACGAACAAAAGTCTATCGAAAACTTATTATCCAGAATGCTTTACGAAGATGCAAATCAAGTTGATAGTTCTTCAATTTATTTAAAAATCATGCTTACAGAATTTTTAATCTTAGTTGAAAGATTATTAAAAAGTGCACCTAGTTATCACATTGAAACAACAAATCTTACTCATAAAAGGATATCTGAAATCATTACATATATTAATAAAAATTATGTAGAAAATTTAACTTTAGATTTTTTATCAAAGCGTTTCTTTATTAGCACCTACTATTTAAGCCGAACCTTTAAAAAGGTTACTGGCTTAAATTTAAACCAGTATGTTAACACCATTCGAATAAAAGCAGCCGAAAAATTATTGTTCTCCACAGAACTAAATATTACCAATATATCCGAAAAAGTTGGTTATCGTAGCATCACCCACTTTGGGAGAGCGTTTAAATCAATAACAGGTGTCTCCCCCTTAAAATACAAAAAAATACTTTCTTAA
- a CDS encoding DUF362 domain-containing protein codes for MSYKITDACVSCGACEPECPVNAISQGDSQFVIDADTCIDCGACAGVCPTGAPVEA; via the coding sequence ATGTCATATAAAATTACTGACGCATGTGTAAGCTGTGGAGCTTGTGAACCTGAATGTCCAGTTAACGCTATAAGCCAAGGAGATTCACAATTTGTTATTGATGCTGATACTTGCATCGATTGTGGAGCTTGTGCAGGTGTTTGTCCTACAGGAGCACCAGTTGAAGCTTAA
- a CDS encoding YitT family protein, giving the protein MKRIIKEYILITVGIALVALGLYFFLIPNDLAVGGVSGLAMVINQYMPGLTIGALMFVLNVVLFIVGFMFIGSSFGVRTMYASFGLSGMIWVLEKLFPMSGSITNDIFLELIFGILIGAVGMGMVFNQNASTGGTDIIAKMLNKYFHLEIGKSLLIADLFITILAGVAFGPRIGMYALLGVIINGYTVDAVIAGINNCKKVEVVSSKGEEIKRFIIEDLNRGATLYMAKGAYTNDEKEIITTVLGKKQFIKLKNHIKEIDKTAFIITYNVHETVGEGFKDIDE; this is encoded by the coding sequence ATGAAAAGAATTATTAAAGAATATATATTGATAACTGTAGGAATAGCACTTGTAGCATTAGGACTTTACTTTTTCTTAATACCAAATGATTTAGCAGTAGGGGGTGTTAGTGGCCTTGCTATGGTTATAAATCAGTATATGCCAGGGCTTACTATTGGGGCTTTAATGTTTGTATTAAATGTTGTTTTATTTATTGTAGGATTTATGTTCATAGGGTCAAGTTTTGGAGTAAGGACAATGTATGCTAGTTTCGGATTATCTGGTATGATATGGGTATTAGAAAAACTTTTTCCTATGAGTGGTAGTATAACAAATGACATATTTCTAGAATTGATATTTGGTATATTAATTGGAGCCGTAGGGATGGGTATGGTGTTTAATCAAAATGCATCGACAGGAGGAACTGACATAATAGCTAAAATGCTTAATAAGTATTTTCACCTAGAGATAGGTAAATCTCTGCTTATAGCAGACCTTTTCATAACAATACTAGCAGGTGTAGCATTTGGTCCTAGAATAGGAATGTATGCTCTACTTGGGGTTATTATTAATGGATATACTGTTGATGCAGTTATTGCTGGAATTAATAATTGTAAAAAGGTAGAAGTGGTTAGTTCAAAAGGGGAAGAGATAAAAAGGTTTATAATTGAAGATTTAAATAGAGGGGCAACGCTTTACATGGCCAAGGGAGCTTATACTAATGATGAAAAAGAAATTATAACTACTGTTTTAGGTAAAAAGCAGTTTATAAAATTAAAAAATCATATAAAAGAAATTGATAAAACGGCTTTTATAATCACATATAATGTACATGAAACGGTTGGGGAAGGTTTTAAAGATATAGATGAATAA